The following are from one region of the Epinephelus fuscoguttatus linkage group LG11, E.fuscoguttatus.final_Chr_v1 genome:
- the naa20 gene encoding N-alpha-acetyltransferase 20, whose translation MTTLRPFTCDDLFKFNNINLDPLTETYGIPFYLQYLAHWPEYFIVAEAPGGELMGYIMGKAEGSVAREEWHGHVTALSVAPEFRRLGLAAKLMEMLEEISERKGGFFVDLFVRVSNQVAVNMYKRLGYSVYRTVIEYYSASNGEPDEDAYDMRKALSRDTEKKSIIPLPHPVRPEDIE comes from the exons ATGACAACACTAAGACCGTTCACCTGCGatgatttatttaaattcaaCAATAT CAACTTGGATCCATTGACAGAAACG TATGGGATCCCGTTTTACCTCCAGTACCTTGCTCACTGGCCGGAGTACTTCATCGTTGCTGAGGCTCCTGGCGGTGAACTGATGGGCTACA TCATGGGGAAGGCGGAAGGATCTGTGGCCCGGGAGGAGTGGCACGGTCACGTCACCGCTCTGTCTGTCGCCCCCGAGTTCAGAAGACTCGGCCTTGCAGCCAAACTTATGGAGATGCTGGAGGAGATCTCAGAAAG GAAGGGCGGATTCTTTGTGGATCTCTTCGTGCGAGTCTCCAACCAGGTGGCGGTGAACATGTACAAACGTCTGGGCTACAGTGTCTACAGGACGGTGATAGAGTATTACTCAGCCAGCAATGGAGAACCTGACGAAGACGCTTACG ACATGAGGAAGGCTCTgtccagagacacagagaagaagtCCATCATCCCGCTGCCACATCCTGTTAGACCAGAGGACATCGAATAA